In Vibrio gangliei, a single window of DNA contains:
- a CDS encoding TatD family hydrolase gives MIDSHAHIYAEEFEHDRDEVVQRAQEVGISKILLPNIDLNSIEPMLATEARYPDVCHSMMGLHPCYVNADIEQDLATIKSWFSQHNFIAVGEIGIDLYWDKTYQSEQEYAFRTQLQWAKEFNLPVVIHTRDSIEQTLDILSQEQDGSLTGVFHCFGGTVEEAKAINQLGFHLGIGGVSTFKNGGMDKVIPELDLNYVILETDCPYLAPTPHRGKRNEPSFMQLVAQKIADLKEVPLSTITELTDHNTKALFRLA, from the coding sequence ATGATAGACAGTCACGCTCACATTTATGCCGAAGAATTTGAACACGACCGCGACGAGGTGGTACAACGCGCTCAAGAGGTGGGTATTTCAAAGATCTTATTGCCCAATATTGACTTGAATTCGATTGAACCCATGTTGGCGACAGAAGCGCGCTATCCCGATGTTTGCCATTCGATGATGGGTCTACATCCTTGCTATGTGAATGCCGACATAGAACAAGACTTAGCCACGATAAAATCTTGGTTTAGCCAACATAATTTTATCGCCGTTGGTGAAATCGGTATTGATTTGTATTGGGATAAAACCTACCAATCCGAGCAAGAGTATGCCTTTCGTACCCAACTTCAATGGGCCAAAGAGTTCAATTTACCCGTGGTCATTCATACTCGCGACTCCATTGAGCAAACGCTCGATATTTTATCGCAAGAGCAAGATGGCTCGTTAACCGGCGTCTTCCACTGTTTTGGTGGCACCGTTGAAGAAGCAAAAGCAATTAACCAGCTTGGCTTCCATTTAGGCATTGGAGGAGTATCGACTTTCAAAAATGGCGGCATGGATAAAGTTATTCCAGAGCTGGATTTGAATTATGTGATTCTTGAAACTGATTGCCCTTATCTGGCCCCAACACCTCACCGAGGCAAACGAAATGAGCCTTCTTTTATGCAACTGGTCGCACAGAAGATTGCCGACTTAAAAGAAGTGCCTCTATCCACTATCACCGAGCTTACAGACCATAATACCAAAGCATTATTCCGTTTAGCTTAA
- the hemB gene encoding porphobilinogen synthase has translation MSVSIQGQFPGRRLRRIRKHDFSRRLVAENSVSVNDLIYPMFVLMGKNRREAVESMPGVERLSIDLLLEEADYLAKLGVPAIALFPVVNQDVKSLCASEAYNPEGLVQRAVRALKEHVPAMGVITDVALDPYTTHGQDGIIDKDGYVLNEETTEVLVKQALSHAAAGADVVAPSDMMDGRIGKIREALEKAGHIHTQIMAYSAKYASNYYGPFRDAVGSSSNLKGADKKNYQMDPANSDEAIHEVAMDINEGADMVMVKPGMPYLDVVRRVKTELQVPTFAYQVSGEYAMHKAAIQNGWLKEKETVMESLLCFKRAGADGILTYFAKDVAEWLAQDNISADKVED, from the coding sequence GTGTCGGTATCTATTCAAGGTCAATTTCCTGGTCGTCGTTTGCGCCGTATTCGTAAGCATGATTTCAGTCGTCGTTTAGTGGCAGAGAATTCCGTCTCAGTGAATGATTTGATTTACCCAATGTTTGTTCTGATGGGGAAAAATCGTCGTGAAGCGGTTGAATCTATGCCAGGTGTTGAACGCTTATCGATAGACTTGCTACTTGAAGAGGCAGATTATCTTGCCAAGTTGGGCGTACCAGCTATCGCTTTATTTCCAGTGGTAAATCAAGATGTAAAATCACTGTGTGCCTCAGAAGCGTATAACCCTGAGGGCCTAGTACAACGTGCGGTACGCGCATTAAAAGAGCACGTGCCTGCAATGGGCGTGATCACGGATGTGGCGTTAGACCCGTACACCACTCATGGTCAAGACGGGATTATTGATAAAGATGGCTATGTGCTTAATGAAGAAACGACCGAGGTGCTTGTTAAGCAAGCTCTGTCACATGCGGCGGCGGGTGCTGATGTGGTCGCACCATCGGACATGATGGATGGGCGTATTGGTAAAATTCGTGAAGCGTTAGAAAAAGCCGGTCATATTCATACGCAAATCATGGCTTATTCTGCGAAATATGCGTCGAACTATTATGGTCCATTCCGCGATGCGGTCGGATCTAGCTCTAATTTAAAAGGCGCGGATAAGAAGAACTATCAAATGGATCCGGCCAACAGTGATGAAGCCATTCATGAAGTAGCGATGGACATCAATGAAGGGGCGGATATGGTGATGGTTAAACCGGGTATGCCTTATCTGGATGTGGTACGCCGCGTGAAGACTGAACTGCAAGTTCCGACTTTCGCTTATCAAGTGTCTGGCGAATATGCGATGCATAAAGCGGCAATTCAAAATGGTTGGTTAAAAGAAAAAGAGACTGTCATGGAATCCTTGCTGTGCTTTAAGCGCGCGGGAGCGGATGGCATTTTGACTTACTTTGCTAAAGATGTTGCAGAGTGGCTTGCGCAAGATAATATCTCAGCGGATAAGGTCGAAGATTAA